One window of the Archangium primigenium genome contains the following:
- a CDS encoding M1 family metallopeptidase translates to MPMTFRRVSSVLLVLLSACGARQARPEPEASLAPVSPSLRLPTQVRPTAYTAALTLDPAQPTFQGVIDIDLEVREATSTLWLQGRALTVTEAVLTVGDQPVRVTPTKGTGDFLGFVSEQPLAPGHAHLRLIYQGQLSERETSGAFRAQDDGVWYAYTQFQPLGARRVFPCFDEPGFKVPWQLTFHVPAGSVAVTNTPLLAEEQRADGGTTFRFARTPPLPSYLLAFGVGPFDFVEARPSGQKAVRTRVLLPRGRAPEGAYAARITPEILGPLEDYFGQPYPYEKLDVLAVPNLGSAMEHPGLVTFDAAFMLARPEAYTLWRQRAVYSTQVHELAHQWFGDLVTLAWWDDLWLNEAFATWAEPRMLESAQPTWDVPLRRVLDRSSALDRDSLMTARRIRQPIQSESDIVNAFDGITYNKGAAVLSMTERWLGREVFQRGVRRYLSAHAQANATAEDFLAALSAEAGQDVSGVLGSFLDQPGAPLVTARLDCSARVPTVRLSQRRFLPLGSTGDTALSWKVPLCVRHGDGQTAGQACTVLAGTTGELPLTGAKGCPTWMLPNAEGAGYYRTAMEARALGALLTTERRHLTRPERVALLGDVQALAKAGVMPAAEALALLPGLAGETDRYVFEAATDLLSLMRPELLTEAGRAHRERFLRETYGARARALGFTPRAGEDEDTRLLRPALLRLAGREGGEPALVAEARALAERWLSDRQALVPDLVDSTLALASAHGDAALHTKLMTALRAEKERGRRQQLIWALGFFRDPNLVKKNLALLLEPDVDPRELTILLMMSGNQSRHPEVAEAFTQAHYDALAARLPEEDEARLARVASSHCDAAHRQGTAAFFTERMARAQGGARMLAQVLESIDLCIAFKAAQGASIESFLAAPPP, encoded by the coding sequence ATGCCCATGACCTTCCGGCGCGTCTCGAGTGTCCTGCTCGTCCTCCTGAGCGCCTGTGGTGCGCGTCAGGCGCGACCCGAGCCCGAAGCCTCGCTCGCGCCCGTGTCGCCCTCCCTGCGCCTGCCCACCCAGGTCCGGCCCACCGCCTACACCGCCGCGCTCACCCTGGACCCGGCCCAGCCCACCTTCCAGGGGGTGATCGACATCGACCTGGAGGTGCGCGAGGCCACCTCGACCCTCTGGCTCCAGGGCCGTGCGCTCACGGTGACGGAGGCGGTGCTGACCGTGGGGGACCAGCCCGTGCGCGTCACGCCCACAAAGGGCACCGGGGACTTCCTCGGCTTCGTGTCCGAACAGCCGCTCGCCCCCGGGCACGCGCACTTGCGCCTGATCTATCAAGGACAGCTCTCCGAGCGCGAGACCTCGGGGGCCTTCCGCGCCCAGGACGACGGTGTCTGGTATGCCTATACCCAGTTCCAGCCGCTGGGGGCCCGGCGGGTCTTCCCCTGCTTCGACGAGCCGGGCTTCAAGGTGCCCTGGCAGCTCACCTTCCATGTGCCCGCGGGCAGCGTGGCCGTCACCAACACCCCGCTCCTCGCCGAGGAGCAGCGCGCCGACGGCGGCACCACCTTCCGCTTCGCGCGCACCCCGCCCTTGCCCAGCTACCTCCTCGCCTTCGGCGTGGGCCCCTTCGACTTCGTCGAGGCACGGCCCTCGGGCCAGAAGGCCGTGCGCACCCGCGTCCTCCTGCCCCGGGGCCGCGCACCCGAGGGCGCCTATGCCGCCCGCATCACCCCGGAGATCCTCGGCCCGTTGGAGGATTACTTCGGCCAGCCCTACCCGTACGAGAAGCTGGACGTGCTCGCCGTGCCCAACCTGGGCAGTGCCATGGAGCACCCGGGGCTGGTGACGTTCGACGCGGCGTTCATGCTCGCCCGGCCCGAGGCCTACACGCTCTGGCGGCAGCGCGCCGTCTACAGCACCCAGGTGCACGAGCTCGCGCACCAGTGGTTCGGCGACCTGGTCACCCTGGCGTGGTGGGACGACCTGTGGCTCAACGAGGCCTTCGCCACCTGGGCCGAGCCGCGCATGCTCGAGAGCGCCCAACCCACGTGGGACGTGCCCCTGCGGCGGGTGCTCGACCGCTCGTCGGCGCTCGACCGGGACAGCCTGATGACGGCGCGCCGCATCCGCCAGCCCATCCAGAGCGAGAGCGACATCGTCAACGCCTTCGACGGCATCACCTACAACAAGGGCGCGGCGGTGCTGAGCATGACCGAGCGCTGGCTGGGCCGGGAGGTCTTCCAGCGGGGCGTGCGCCGCTACTTGTCCGCCCACGCCCAGGCAAACGCCACCGCGGAGGACTTCCTCGCGGCCCTGTCCGCCGAGGCGGGCCAGGACGTGTCGGGCGTGCTCGGCTCCTTCCTGGACCAGCCGGGCGCCCCGCTCGTCACCGCGCGGCTGGACTGCTCGGCGCGGGTGCCCACGGTGAGGTTGTCGCAGCGCCGCTTCCTGCCCCTGGGCTCCACGGGCGACACGGCGCTGTCGTGGAAGGTGCCGCTGTGCGTGCGCCACGGCGACGGCCAGACGGCGGGCCAGGCCTGCACGGTGCTCGCGGGCACCACGGGCGAGCTGCCCCTGACCGGGGCGAAGGGCTGTCCCACGTGGATGCTGCCCAACGCGGAGGGCGCGGGCTACTACCGCACCGCGATGGAGGCGCGCGCGCTCGGCGCACTGCTGACCACGGAGCGCCGCCACCTCACCCGGCCCGAGCGTGTGGCCCTCCTCGGAGATGTCCAGGCCCTGGCGAAGGCGGGCGTCATGCCCGCGGCGGAGGCGCTCGCCCTGCTGCCGGGCCTGGCGGGAGAAACGGATCGTTACGTGTTCGAGGCGGCCACGGACCTGCTGTCCCTGATGCGGCCCGAGCTGCTCACCGAGGCCGGCCGCGCCCACCGCGAGCGTTTCCTGCGCGAGACCTATGGGGCCCGGGCCCGGGCGCTGGGCTTTACCCCGCGCGCCGGGGAGGACGAGGACACCCGACTGCTGCGACCCGCGCTCTTGCGCCTCGCGGGGCGGGAAGGCGGAGAGCCCGCACTAGTGGCCGAGGCCCGCGCGCTCGCCGAGCGCTGGTTGAGCGACCGCCAGGCCCTCGTGCCGGATCTCGTGGACTCCACCCTGGCCTTGGCCTCGGCCCATGGCGACGCGGCCCTGCACACGAAGTTGATGACGGCGCTGCGCGCGGAGAAGGAGCGCGGCAGGCGCCAGCAGCTCATCTGGGCACTCGGCTTCTTCCGCGACCCGAACCTGGTGAAGAAGAACCTGGCGCTGTTGCTGGAGCCCGATGTGGACCCGCGTGAGCTGACCATCCTGCTCATGATGAGCGGCAACCAATCGCGGCACCCCGAGGTGGCCGAGGCCTTCACCCAGGCGCACTACGACGCACTGGCCGCGCGCCTGCCCGAGGAGGACGAGGCGCGCCTGGCGCGGGTGGCCTCCAGCCACTGCGAT